The Piliocolobus tephrosceles isolate RC106 chromosome 3, ASM277652v3, whole genome shotgun sequence genome has a window encoding:
- the TIGD4 gene encoding tigger transposable element-derived protein 4 produces the protein MAEASADASTLPVTVKKKKSLSIEEKIDIINAVESGKKKAEIAAEYGIKKNSLSSIMKNKDKVLEAFESLRFDPKRKRLRTAFYTDLEEALMRWYRIAQCLNVPVNGPMLRLKANDFAQKLGHNDFKCSNGWLDRFKSRYGLVFRAQPVEATGVSVDPSTVWYQNVLPYYLNDYHPKNVFNIKETGLLYRMLPTNTFAFKGETCSVGKLCKDRITLVVGTNMDGSEKLPLLVIGKKRNPHCFKGLKSLPVCYEANRMAWMTSDVFEQWMQKLDEKFQAQQRRVVIFVESFPAHPEVKNLKSIELAFFPSCLSSKCVAMKQGIIKSLKIKYRHCLIKKFLSSVEGSKEFTFSLLDAVDTLHLCWRAVTPETIVKSYEEAGFKSQKGESDVTSAEKDTGLDLVADALGAGVEFPEGLSIEEYAALDDDLETCEAAPNGDSVCTKESKSDETGFYTSDEEDDDGSPETELPLPSKSEAITALDTLKKFLRSQDMNDGLQNSLADLENFINSLSPK, from the coding sequence ATGGCAGAAGCTTCTGCGGATGCCTCTACTCTGCCCGTaacagtgaagaaaaagaaaagcctatcCATTGAGGAAAAGATTGACATCATAAATGCAGTGGAAAGTGGCaagaaaaaagcagagattgCTGCTGAatatggaataaagaaaaattcattgtCTTCTATTATGAAGAATAAAGACAAAGTTCTAGAAGCCTTTGAATCTCTAAGATTTGATccaaagagaaaaagactgagaaCTGCTTTTTATACAGATCTGGAAGAGGCATTAATGAGGTGGTATCGAATTGCTCAGTGTCTAAATGTACCAGTTAATGGTCCGATGTTACGTCTAAAAGCTAATGATTTTGCCCAGAAACTGGGCCATAATGATTTTAAGTGCAGTAATGGTTGGCTGGATCGTTTTAAATCCAGGTATGGTTTAGTATTCAGAGCTCAACCTGTAGAAGCTACAGGTGTATCAGTAGACCCTTCGACTGTCTGGTACCAAAATGTACTTCCttattatttaaatgattatcatcctaaaaatgtttttaatataaaagagacTGGGCTGCTTTATCGAATGTTACCTACCAATACATTTGCATTTAAAGGTGAAACATGTTCAGTTGGAAAGTTATGCAAAGACAGAATAACTCTGGTGGTTGGCACAAACATGGATGGCTCAGAGAAACTTCCTTTGCTTGTCattggaaaaaagagaaatccaCATTGTTTCAAAGGTTTAAAATCATTGCCTGTGTGTTATGAAGCTAACAGAATGGCATGGATGACCTCAGATGTATTTGAACAATGGATGCAAAAGCTTGATGAGAAATTTCAAGCCCAGCAACGAAGAGTGGTGATTTTTGTTGAGTCTTTTCCAGCACATCCAGAGGTAAAGAACCTGAAGTCCATTGAGTTAGCATTCTTTCCATCATGTTTATCTTCCAAATGTGTAGCTATGAAACAAGGCATTATTAAAAGCCTTAAAATCAAATATCGACACTGTCTTATCAAGAAATTTTTAAGCTCTGTTGAAGGTAGCaaagaatttacattttcactGCTAGATGCAGTTGATACATTGCATCTTTGCTGGAGGGCTGTAACCCCAGAGACTATTGTTAAAAGCTATGAAGAGGCAGGATTCAAATCTCAAAAAGGAGAAAGTGATGTAACAAGTGCAGAGAAGGATACTGGTCTGGATTTGGTTGCTGATGCTCTGGGGGCAGGAGTAGAATTTCCTGAAGGTTTATCTATAGAAGAGTATGCTGCCCTGGATGACGATTTGGAGACGTGTGAAGCAGCACCAAATGGTGATTCCGTATGTACCAAAGAAAGTAAATCAGATGAAACTGGATTTTACACTTCTGATGAAGAGGATGATGATGGATCTCCAGAAACTGAACTCCCTTTGCCATCAAAATCTGAGGCAATAACTGCTTTAGATACTCTgaaaaaatttctcagaagtcAAGATATGAATGACGGACTTCAAAATTCTTTAGCAGACCTTGAAAATTTTATTAACTCTTTATCACCTAAGTAA